A DNA window from Micromonospora inyonensis contains the following coding sequences:
- a CDS encoding DoxX family protein, translating to MNVALWVTAGLLAAVFLVIGGIKLARPKDQLLTNGMEALEPLPPGLIKFIGAAEVLAAIGLTLPGLLDIAPVLVPLAAVGLLVIMVGAVVTHALRREVGPVLRNVVLVALLVFVAWGRFGPYAF from the coding sequence ACCGCGGGTCTGCTCGCCGCCGTCTTCCTGGTGATCGGTGGCATCAAGCTGGCCCGTCCCAAGGACCAGCTCCTCACCAACGGCATGGAGGCCCTGGAGCCGTTGCCGCCCGGCCTGATCAAGTTCATCGGCGCGGCGGAGGTGCTCGCCGCGATCGGCCTGACCCTCCCCGGCCTGCTCGACATCGCCCCGGTGCTCGTGCCGCTGGCCGCCGTCGGGCTCCTGGTCATCATGGTCGGCGCGGTCGTCACGCACGCCCTGCGCCGGGAGGTCGGCCCGGTCCTGCGGAACGTGGTGCTGGTCGCCCTGCTCGTGTTCGTCGCCTGGGGCCGCTTCGGGCCGTACGCCTTCTGA
- a CDS encoding DUF952 domain-containing protein — protein sequence MLFHIAEAADWQRAHEAGDYRMSTRGRTLADEGFIHASRCDQVLGVAEAFYADAGPLLLLHIDPARLTAPVRDDEVAPGVVFPHIYGPLNLDAVTAVTPLLRAADGAFLLPDGLR from the coding sequence GTGCTCTTCCACATCGCCGAGGCGGCCGACTGGCAGCGGGCCCACGAGGCCGGGGACTACCGGATGTCCACCCGGGGCCGGACCCTGGCCGACGAGGGCTTCATCCACGCCTCACGGTGCGACCAGGTCCTCGGTGTCGCCGAGGCCTTCTACGCCGACGCCGGTCCCCTCCTGCTGCTGCACATCGACCCGGCCCGGCTCACCGCACCGGTCCGCGACGACGAGGTGGCACCGGGGGTGGTGTTCCCGCACATCTACGGGCCGCTCAACCTCGATGCCGTCACCGCCGTGACCCCGCTGCTCCGGGCCGCCGACGGGGCGTTCCTCCTCCCCGACGGGCTGCGGTAG